The following are from one region of the Methanomassiliicoccales archaeon LGM-DZ1 genome:
- a CDS encoding NADH-quinone oxidoreductase subunit A, with the protein MSLVLSYLPLLFVGIISLGFAPLAWLVSRLIRPARSSKWTEETYECGSVPIGDTRIMFRLQYYAFALIFVVFDLVVTFLLIWSVAFDGLSDAATCYVLIFLGILLMGVVYSLKKEEKIWI; encoded by the coding sequence ATGTCACTAGTCTTAAGCTACCTGCCATTACTATTCGTGGGGATTATTTCCCTCGGATTCGCGCCGTTGGCATGGCTGGTCTCCAGGCTCATCAGGCCTGCGAGGTCATCCAAGTGGACTGAGGAGACATATGAGTGCGGTTCCGTCCCGATCGGGGATACGCGCATCATGTTCAGGCTGCAGTACTACGCATTCGCTCTGATATTCGTGGTATTCGACCTCGTGGTCACGTTCCTTCTGATCTGGTCGGTGGCGTTCGACGGTCTGTCGGACGCGGCCACCTGCTACGTTCTCATATTCCTCGGCATCCTGCTGATGGGCGTTGTGTACTCTCTCAAGAAGGAGGAGAAAATATGGATATGA
- a CDS encoding TIGR04190 family B12-binding domain/radical SAM domain protein — protein MSGATGDEHLAHYDAVMLHAPSVYDFRKKPIFYGPVSDVIPSSPVFEMYPIGFMTISAHLQRAGFRTRIVNIANLMLSDPKFDAEKRIAGLDADVYFIDLHWMPHAHGALELAKLVKKHHPDARTELGGFTSSYFWKELIERPEVDLVMRGDATEEPTVRMMEALSEGKDLSSVPNLVWKDAGGAVHDNGLTYVPDDLDSVIFDYGVMIKGVMRTMDIAGSLPWRTWAQVPLTSVFTVRGCSVGCAECGGSRYANQKVCGRHHPAFRSPEKLAEDMAGISDYLKAPIFIVGDIRQAGPDYRSRFLKAVREEDIDNHVVIELFGGAGRDHFSEIDRSFPGGWSIEFSPDSYDEAVRLGMGKGYTNAAIDSTIPAAFASGCSRLDLFFMTGLPHQTRESAIGTAEAAEHLWGLVGKDDGLFIYDSPFAPFVDPGSRAFEEPEKWGYRLRARTLEDHRKLLDSPSWKLVLSYETDCMTRDDIGEASYDAAVVLTDAECRSGRITKEEADARNARTETARDIMHRIDRIMEIKDPAERDSKLWDIKEEGVRMMDSTITDKNDLDWRSGSVWSNVPRIAYGLLKGLVRGKR, from the coding sequence GTGTCCGGCGCTACGGGAGATGAGCATCTGGCACATTACGATGCCGTGATGCTCCACGCGCCGAGCGTGTACGATTTCCGGAAGAAACCGATATTCTACGGGCCTGTCAGCGACGTAATCCCCTCGTCCCCCGTCTTCGAGATGTACCCCATCGGGTTCATGACCATCTCGGCCCATCTGCAGAGAGCGGGCTTCAGGACCAGGATCGTCAACATCGCCAACCTGATGCTCTCCGATCCCAAGTTCGACGCGGAGAAGCGCATCGCCGGCCTCGACGCCGACGTCTATTTCATCGACCTCCATTGGATGCCCCATGCCCACGGGGCGCTGGAGCTCGCCAAGCTGGTCAAGAAGCACCATCCGGATGCGCGGACCGAGCTCGGAGGATTCACCTCCTCGTACTTCTGGAAAGAGCTGATCGAGCGCCCGGAGGTCGACCTGGTCATGCGCGGGGACGCCACCGAGGAGCCCACCGTCCGCATGATGGAGGCGCTGTCCGAGGGGAAGGACCTCTCCTCCGTCCCGAACCTCGTATGGAAGGATGCGGGCGGCGCTGTGCACGACAACGGCCTCACCTATGTGCCGGACGACCTGGACAGCGTCATATTCGACTACGGGGTCATGATAAAGGGCGTGATGCGGACCATGGACATCGCCGGGTCCCTGCCCTGGCGGACCTGGGCGCAGGTCCCCCTGACGTCCGTTTTCACTGTCCGCGGATGCTCCGTGGGGTGCGCCGAATGCGGAGGCTCCCGCTATGCCAACCAGAAGGTGTGCGGCCGGCATCATCCCGCCTTCCGCAGCCCGGAGAAGCTGGCGGAGGACATGGCAGGCATCTCGGATTACCTCAAGGCTCCGATATTCATCGTGGGGGACATCCGTCAGGCGGGCCCGGACTACCGTTCCCGTTTCCTGAAGGCCGTCAGGGAGGAGGATATCGACAACCATGTGGTCATCGAGCTGTTCGGCGGGGCCGGCAGGGATCATTTCAGCGAGATCGACAGGTCCTTCCCCGGAGGCTGGTCGATCGAGTTCTCCCCCGACTCGTACGACGAGGCGGTCCGCCTGGGCATGGGGAAGGGGTACACCAACGCCGCCATAGACAGCACGATCCCGGCGGCCTTCGCCTCGGGCTGCTCCCGGCTGGACCTGTTCTTCATGACCGGCCTCCCCCATCAGACCAGGGAGTCCGCTATAGGGACCGCCGAGGCCGCCGAGCACCTCTGGGGGCTGGTCGGGAAGGATGACGGGCTGTTCATCTACGATTCCCCCTTCGCGCCGTTCGTCGATCCCGGGAGCCGGGCGTTCGAGGAGCCGGAGAAATGGGGATACAGGCTCCGCGCGAGGACGCTGGAGGACCACAGGAAGCTGCTGGACAGCCCCTCGTGGAAGCTTGTGCTCTCTTACGAGACGGACTGCATGACGCGCGACGATATCGGAGAGGCTTCCTACGACGCCGCCGTGGTCCTGACCGATGCCGAATGCCGGTCCGGGAGGATAACGAAGGAGGAGGCCGATGCCAGGAACGCCCGTACCGAGACGGCCAGGGACATCATGCACCGCATCGACCGCATCATGGAGATCAAGGATCCGGCCGAGCGCGATTCCAAGCTCTGGGACATCAAGGAGGAAGGGGTCAGGATGATGGACAGCACCATCACCGACAAGAACGACCTTGATTGGCGCTCGGGCTCGGTCTGGAGCAACGTCCCGAGGATAGCCTACGGGCTCCTCAAGGGGCTGGTCCGCGGGAAGCGCTGA
- the proC gene encoding pyrroline-5-carboxylate reductase, giving the protein MAYRIAFIGAGRMAGAMIGGLLSKGVYRKDEIAACAPTQATRDRMSQTYGISMYGSAKELEGSADVFVLAVKPKNIGPLFAEEGTELKEGSLLISIAAGVKMKTLAKYAPGCRIVRVMPNHCCLVFEGASGYVMGPGCTDADRGIVKGILEATGKAVEVRESDLDAVTGVSGSSPAFIYMFADAIIKAGVKYGLSEEQSKILVAQSLIGSGKMILESGMSVESLIDGVCSPGGTTIEGVKVLREGGLDSLTEKCIDATVARSIEMGRE; this is encoded by the coding sequence ATGGCATACAGGATCGCTTTCATCGGGGCCGGCAGGATGGCTGGGGCCATGATCGGAGGGCTCCTCTCCAAAGGGGTCTACAGAAAGGATGAGATCGCAGCCTGCGCCCCCACGCAGGCCACTCGCGACCGCATGTCCCAGACGTACGGGATCAGCATGTACGGGTCCGCCAAAGAGCTCGAGGGCTCGGCCGACGTGTTCGTGCTCGCCGTGAAGCCGAAGAACATCGGCCCCCTGTTCGCCGAAGAGGGCACGGAGCTGAAAGAGGGAAGCCTCCTCATCAGCATCGCAGCAGGCGTGAAGATGAAGACGCTGGCAAAATACGCTCCGGGATGCAGGATCGTCAGGGTCATGCCCAACCACTGCTGCCTGGTGTTCGAGGGCGCTTCTGGGTATGTGATGGGCCCCGGATGCACCGATGCGGACAGGGGCATCGTTAAAGGCATCCTCGAGGCCACCGGCAAGGCAGTGGAGGTCAGGGAAAGCGACCTCGATGCCGTCACCGGCGTATCCGGAAGTTCCCCCGCGTTCATATATATGTTCGCTGACGCGATCATCAAAGCAGGGGTCAAGTACGGCCTCAGCGAGGAGCAGTCGAAGATCCTGGTCGCCCAGAGCCTCATCGGCTCCGGGAAGATGATCCTCGAATCCGGGATGTCGGTGGAATCGCTCATCGACGGCGTCTGCTCTCCGGGCGGGACCACCATCGAAGGGGTCAAGGTGCTCCGCGAGGGCGGGCTCGATAGCCTGACCGAGAAGTGCATCGACGCCACCGTCGCCCGCTCGATAGAGATGGGCAGAGAGTGA